Proteins encoded in a region of the Streptomyces liliiviolaceus genome:
- a CDS encoding ABC transporter substrate-binding protein yields MRRRTALAAAAGLALSLTACGGGESSGGQDPSSKTPVTVQAGFIPVIDVAALYLGEKQGFFSERGIKLDIKTAQGGAALVPPVVSGQYQFAFSNIVSVLSARGQGLPLKVIASGSNSTGTEGKDVTMIRVPKDSPIRSAADLEGKKVSVNTLNNLLQMLGEVAVDADRADPDKVQFVELPFPDAVTALGKGDIDAMVTAEPFDTIAADKDTRVIASPYLDMAKSSLTTSVYFTSEAQLKKNPKLFTALKAAIDESLAYAEAHPRETRAQLSSFMKIDAGVAQKVTLPTFAPAIEQSSVETFVKTARAHGLIDKDISYDDLVWSGTAG; encoded by the coding sequence ATGCGCAGAAGAACGGCGCTGGCGGCCGCGGCCGGACTGGCTCTGTCGCTCACCGCCTGTGGCGGCGGCGAGTCGTCGGGAGGGCAGGACCCCTCCTCGAAGACGCCGGTCACTGTGCAGGCCGGTTTCATCCCGGTCATCGACGTGGCCGCGCTCTACCTGGGGGAGAAGCAGGGCTTCTTCTCCGAGCGCGGCATCAAGCTCGACATCAAGACCGCCCAGGGCGGCGCGGCCCTGGTGCCGCCGGTGGTCAGCGGCCAGTACCAGTTCGCGTTCAGCAACATCGTCTCGGTGCTCTCGGCCCGCGGCCAGGGACTGCCCCTCAAGGTGATCGCCTCCGGATCCAATTCCACGGGCACCGAGGGCAAGGACGTGACGATGATCCGCGTCCCGAAGGACAGCCCGATCAGGTCGGCCGCCGATCTCGAAGGCAAGAAGGTCAGCGTCAACACGCTCAACAACCTGCTCCAGATGCTCGGCGAGGTCGCCGTGGACGCGGACAGGGCGGACCCGGACAAGGTCCAGTTCGTCGAGCTGCCCTTCCCCGACGCGGTCACCGCGCTCGGCAAGGGCGACATCGACGCCATGGTCACCGCCGAGCCGTTCGACACCATCGCCGCGGACAAGGACACCAGGGTCATCGCCTCGCCCTACCTCGACATGGCGAAGAGCAGCCTGACGACATCGGTGTACTTCACCTCCGAGGCACAGCTGAAGAAGAACCCCAAGCTGTTCACCGCGCTGAAGGCCGCCATCGACGAGTCACTGGCCTACGCGGAGGCGCACCCCCGGGAGACCCGGGCACAGCTGTCCTCGTTCATGAAGATCGACGCCGGGGTGGCCCAGAAGGTGACCCTGCCGACCTTCGCGCCCGCGATCGAGCAGTCCTCCGTGGAGACGTTCGTCAAGACCGCCCGCGCACACGGCCTGATCGACAAGGACATCTCCTA
- a CDS encoding IclR family transcriptional regulator domain-containing protein, producing the protein MELLEDGPGDADFVQSLARGLEVIRAFDAEHPFRSLSDVAKATGLSRASARRSLLTLHKLGYVRSEGTLFGLTPKTLELGHAYLRALSTPQIAEPHLTSLMRDVRETTALSVLDGDHVVHVARVPAGGVISVSINVGSRFPAYATAMGRVLLVGLAEDAFQAYLDRIDLQPLTDRTVRSADELRAVIETARADGFCLADQELNQGLRAVAVPVHDRSGAVIAAANIAASAGMRSLDELRAMVPRLRECATAIEADLHRVAGP; encoded by the coding sequence ATGGAACTGCTCGAAGACGGGCCTGGGGACGCGGACTTCGTCCAGTCGCTGGCGCGCGGACTCGAAGTGATCAGGGCCTTCGACGCGGAGCATCCGTTCCGCTCGCTCAGCGACGTCGCCAAGGCGACCGGTCTCTCCCGCGCCTCGGCGCGGCGCTCCCTGCTGACCCTGCACAAACTCGGCTACGTGCGCAGCGAGGGCACGCTCTTCGGGCTCACGCCCAAGACCCTGGAGCTGGGGCACGCGTATCTGCGGGCCCTGTCCACGCCCCAGATCGCCGAACCGCACCTGACCAGCCTGATGCGTGACGTGCGCGAGACGACGGCGCTGTCCGTGCTCGACGGCGATCACGTGGTGCACGTGGCGCGCGTCCCGGCCGGCGGGGTGATCAGCGTGTCCATCAACGTGGGGTCCCGGTTCCCCGCGTACGCCACGGCCATGGGGCGGGTGCTGCTCGTCGGGCTGGCCGAGGACGCCTTCCAGGCCTATCTGGACCGGATCGACCTCCAGCCGCTGACCGACCGCACGGTCCGCAGCGCCGACGAGTTGCGGGCGGTCATAGAGACGGCCCGGGCCGACGGGTTCTGCCTCGCCGACCAGGAACTCAACCAGGGGCTGCGGGCGGTGGCGGTCCCCGTGCACGACCGGTCGGGTGCCGTCATCGCGGCGGCCAACATCGCCGCGAGCGCGGGCATGCGCAGCCTGGACGAACTCCGCGCCATGGTGCCGCGGTTGAGGGAGTGCGCCACCGCCATCGAAGCGGACCTGCACCGGGTCGCCGGTCCCTGA